The Pyrus communis chromosome 5, drPyrComm1.1, whole genome shotgun sequence region TCGTTATTAAGTAGTCTCAACGTAATGATAAGTTGATTATATAGTATAAGCTGGATGTCATGTTCGTAGACAAGCATAGCATCTATCATACACGTGAAAACTAAGTGTCATGTATGTAGACAAGTTGGGTATATATCACGTTTAAGCTGGATATCATGTCCGTAAGCAAGCTGAGTATATATCAGGCACGTGTAAGCTGAATGTCATGTCCTTAGATAAGTTAAGTATATATCATACACATGTAAGCTGGAAATCATGTCTATACACAAGTTGAATATATATCATACACGTGTTGTAGGGCCTATTTAATTGACAAATTATAGAGTGGGAGTGAAAGAGGTGCGCTGGCAAGGAGAGAGTTTGTAGTAATACTGGGGTGTGTATTATTTCACCATGTTGTGCCcctatttatagtagtagggaaggtaaaATCCTTACCCAGTAGGTATTATAAAGATttcctaggatttacacaaacATATCCCTAACCTAATCTAGAATGCAATAGTGTATAATTTTTATGGCAAGACATGATTTCctattgattttgaattttcttccaCGAGGTGGTGaatataatttatcttttaGTATTTTCAATACCACAAATattagttttatttaaaatctcattaatataagcAACTACAACTTTcaattttaagttaaaaatGTATTAATCGATATGGAAATACATTAATATCAAAGTTTTCaatcaaaacttgaaaactaATAAGATTTCAGCCTAAGAATATTAGGAGTGTTTGTTTGGGCTCACTAACTTTCTTTATACTAGACTACACTAATTATTAGTGTAGTTCTGTGTTTGGTAGGCAATGGGAGTAAGTTTAATGAGATTAGCCCTTAGTTGCTCCGACTATCTCCTTCGCTAGGTGTTCTTAGCGAGGATCCCCATATACCACTGGACTGCCTAAGCCCGTCGTCTAGAGAGAGTCATCAATCGTCCTCGTCAGCTCGCTCATCTTCCTGCTCCGTCATCCTCGTACTGGTCGCCTTCATCTCCTGCTTGTCATCATCTACTCCTAGACTGGTAAATTTGTTATGATCCCACATCGACTACACTTATGGGGGTGTAGGGGTTCTTAAGTCATTGGGGTCCTCCCACCTATTGGACTAGTCTTTTGGGTTGGGCTATTCCCTTGGGCTTGAGTACCTAAcattggtattagagcctaggTTCCCAATGCGGCAGAGGGGGCGACCTACAAAGGGCTACCTTAACGGGATGACCAAAAGGTGCGCCGCCATTAAGACTGAAGGGTGGTGTAATGTTATGATCCCACATCGACTACACTTATGGGGGTGTAGGGGTTCTTAAGTTCTTGGGGTCCTCCCACCTATTGAACTAGTCTTTTGGGTTGGGCTCTTCCCTTGGACTTGAGTACCTaacattggtatcagagcttaggttCAAGACGCGGCGGAGGGGGCCACCTGGAAATGGCTACCTTAACAGGATGACCAAAGGGTGCGCCACCGTTAAGAGTGAAAGCCACCAGAGTAAGGGCCGTCGTGGGCGTTGGCTTCCGAAGGATGGTGTAATGTTATGACCCCACATCGACTACACTTATGGGGGTGTAGGGGTTCTTAAGTTCTTGGGGTCCTCCCACCTCTTAGACTAGTCTTTTGGGTTGGGCTCTTCTCTTGGCCTTGAGTACctaacaaaatttcaaatctgacgatttatttctttgattttgtttcCAGATCGTTAAATTATTACTGGATTTTCATCGATTCattgttttgggtttgaaaactgtgaaaatttggaatttttacATCAAAGATGGTCCATTTTGTAGATAATATTAGTTTTCTTGAATTTTGTGGTTTTGGGTGTTTTTGATTTGGGTTGAATTTCATAAATCAGTAGTGGCTAAGTGGTTCGTTGCCGGTACGGATGGCGTCGGGACGAAGCTTAAGCTTGCTTTCGAATCTGGAATTCACGACACCATTGGTATTGATTTGGTAATGCTAATTTTGTTCGAATGAATTGTCATGTGGTACACAATGTGTCGTTGAAAACTGCTGCTCTAAATCAGTTTCGATTCTCAGGTTGTTATAAGTGTCAATGATATTGTTACTTCTGATGCTAAGCCGTTATTTTTCCTTGATTACTATGCTACAAGCCGGCTCGATGTTGATCTTGCTGAAAAGGTAGAGCTCACAGTGCCTGAGTTTCTTAGGTTGTGTAAATACATATCACTAATTGAAGCTTACTCacgttttttgtttgttttacctTTTTCTAGGTTGTAAAAGGTATTGTCGATGGTTGCAAACAATCTGACTCTGTTCTTTTAGGTGGAGAGGTATGCTAAATAATCAATTCTTGTGTTAATATGTATATCAGGCATTTCTTTTGCAGTTAATTGAatgtatagcattttagtttcaCGCTCGTGTTACTAATACTTTGACAAGGTATGGATCCCTAAATTGCATAGCGTCGTTCAAATTGTTTGTCTTTGTACTTTGCAATACTCTGCAATGGCAGTAGCCTGGTGCACGAGACTGCACATTTGTTCATATTAATATCAGTAATAATTAGGTCTTCTATGAGAAAAGTAAAATGATAATTACGGTGCATACTTTGATTAGAAAATTAGTTTTAAGGACAAAGAATTGTGTGCCTCAGCATGTGGTGTTCTTGTCTATTCCTATCACGTCCACAATTTGATGTATATGAAGGGCCTTGGATGCAGATGCAAGCCTTTTGATTAGAAAACTAGTATTAAGGACAAAGAATTGAGATGCAGATGCAGAGCTTTGGAGTTTGGGTGTTGTTTTTGgtaaattattaataaataaaattcgaAAACTTGGAgccaaattcattaattgtttGTCTATGTATCTACTTTGCAATGACTCTGCAATGGCTGCCATGGCAGTAGCCTGGTGCACTGTGTTCAgttgtttgttttggtttgttgtACTTTTCTGTTCATATCCCTCCGATTCTATTTTAATTGCTTTTTACAATTGTTCATTTAATCCCACTTATGTaaataaatgcaaaaaaaataatgttgttTGACTCCTTGTGCTGAAATACTTCAGTTTTATTTGCAGTTCTTGGTTTTCTTGCATGTTTTTTGTTCGGGAAGATCAAAGTGTTTGATCACAGAAGCCATTCCGCAAAGCTCTGCATTGTATTTCTTCCATTACTATGTGATGCTCTCGTCGGAATCTCTCGTGTGATGATTACTGAGTCATTGGCAGGACGTCTTCGCCAGAGGTCTTGTAGGAATTGTCACAGCTTCGATTTGTTACTAGCAGTCCTTACCTCTCTTAAACCAGCTGGATGGGTGGGCACCTCAAGTATATTTTCCACATGCTGGGTGCATAGAGGAATGTTGGCGTGCCCTTATCTTCGGCCACGAGGTTAAGCTCTCTTCGCATGCGATATGCGAAGAACAGATATTGAGAGTCCAGACTCGAGTGCACTAGTCCACTAGTTACTGGAAGAAGGGAGAAGATCCTGAGTTGAGTTTGTATGCCAAATAGAAATCATATAGAACGTACATATACATTTTGTATACACAACGTAGTACTTCATTCGATGACCCCATATCATATGTGTAGCTCCTAACATCATTCtttattaaatgaaaattttataattttacataaaaaaaaatgtatgatttTTGTTCTGAATTGCTTTGTTGGTCTTTTGggtgatgaatgtgatgatttttcattatcCTGCTTTTTAGTCCGAGTCTGCATCAAATGCTTTACTAAGTTAGTCTACCTTAGTCTaatctaagccagtccagcttagttcCTAAAGCTAGTCCAATTCAAGATAGTTCGGTGCAACAAACACTACCTTAGTAGACAAGGGACTAcgttcaaaattaatttttatttcatgaTTACAAAAATCCTTCCTAAGCCCAAACACAATATAAGCCTCATATCAGCCGGCCCAAAATCTGAAGCTTAAGCCCAAATCACTCCTTTTAACCTTCAACACGACGTCGTGCCTATCGACTACGTTTACCTCCGTTTTCACTACAAACCGAAACCTCAGGCCAACGCCTCTAGGCTTTTGGCGGCTTGGCCCCTCTTCGCTTTCTTCCTCCTCAGAGTCGGTGAAAGCCATTACTTTCGAAAGAGTTGCAGAGATGGTTTTGTCTAACAGAAAGCTGAAGCAAAAGCTAAGAGAAAAACTAGCTCAATCGTTAGTTGAATCTGTAGCGAAGCCTAAAACCGACCCGACAAATGATGGCTCGGAAAATCCGGACCCGAAATCGACCCCCCGGTCGCTGAAAGTGCTTCTGGACTCCGCAACCCAGAAACCCAGATTGTCCAAGCGGGAAAAACGAAGAAAGATCCTGTCTTTGCGAGGTCCAGAGGTGGTGAGTGTGAATGGCAGTGGTGGTAATTTGGGAGGAAACAAGGGGGAGGAAGGGAAAAGGGATGTGGGTTCAGAGGGTATGGGGgttgagaagaagaaggaggaggagaagaagaggaagaggaagagagatgaTGAGGAGGAAAAAGATGGAGATTTGAGTGCAGAGCAAAATGgggttgtgaagaaggagagtAAGAAGCCAAAGAAGAAGAGtaaaacgaagaagaagaagagaaagactGGGGCGAAAaccgaggaagagaagaagggTGGTGAGGTTGGGAATGGAGAGCAAGTTGTCCAGGAAACAGATATAAACATTGATAGGTGATTTTTGACTAAACCCTTTTGCTCAATTTGAATATTTGCATATCTGATTTCGAGTAGGAGTCTGATTGATAGTGTATTATGGGAGGAAATGTGGATTGAAGGTGTCTGCTGTCTGTGTGAAATTTTCTATAGTTTTTGCCTCATTCTGTTtgttgtttcgtttcgtttagGCAAGCGAGTGGGGATGTTCCGACAAAAGTTTATGTGGGAGGCATTCCTTATTACTCGACCGAGGATGATATTCGAAGTTACTTTGAAAGCTGCGGCACGATAACTGAAGTTGATTGTCTGAGGTTTCCTGACAGCGGGAAGTTTAGAGGAATTGCTATTATTAGCtttaaggtatgaaattgtgaaTTAAATTCCGCATTCGAACTTTATATTAGAAATTTGTGTATTTCAGTCCTTGCTAATGTAATTTGGAAATGATAGTCTCTTCACAACCTGATGAATCAAAGATTTCCCCACTAGAAAAGTCTACTTCGTAATGTCTTTTTTGTGTATCAATAAATGGATGTTAAAATATCACTGGTCAACATGTTTTTGAACAAATCTTGGAAGTTATAGTTTGCTTCCTGGTTCCTCCAGTTTGGACTTGAGATATGCGAGTATTCAGATTGTCTGTAGTGGATTTTAAAATTATGTCTTCCTTAAACTTCTGCTTTCGCTAATTGATGTGCCTTATTCAACCTCAAGAAGCTATAAGTATACCTTGCAAGAGCTCATCGGTTAATCACAATAGGCTAATTGCTCAAATCATTGATTGGCATAAAGGTTAATCACAATATACCACTTGGTAGCTGATCTGCCTAGCTTCAATTTTATATGTCTTCCAGCATGGTGGATGTTAGCAACTTAATCATGGTAGGAATAAACAATCATACAACCTCTGATTAATTTATgctattcttttgtttttcaatgaTTTGTGTTTTTCATCATTAAATATGAAGATGTTCCTTCAAAGATACTGACTTTGAAAAATTGCTAGAAATGAAAATGAGGAGGATGTTGAGAGTCTGAATACTTTCCAAATCTAAGGTCACGCTGTATACAAGATTGTTTATCGTAGTCTCATCTTAACATGCTTATGTTTTTACAGACAGAAGCAGCAGCTAAGCGTGCCTTGGCTCTTGATGGAGCTGAAATGTGAGTTTAGACAATGTTTTCTGTAGTTTCTTTATTTGCTGTTGTAAGATAGTTTTCCAGTTATCACATGATTCTAATGAAACTTCTTATTACCTCAGGGGTGGACTGTTTCTGAAAATCCAGCCATACAAGGCAACTCGACCCAATAAACCAAATAAAGTATCTGATTTTGCCCCCCAAATTGTGGAGGGATACAATAGAATCTATGTTGGAAATTTGTCATGGGATATTACTGAGGATGATTTAAGGAAACTTTTCTCGGATTGCAAGATATCATCTATACATTTTGGTATGGATAAGGAAACAGGGGAATTTCGAGGTTACGCTCATGTAAATTTCTCTGATAGTCTCTCGGTGACGATGGCATTGAAGCTAGATCAGAAGGTTGTATGTGGAAGACCTGTCAAGATAAGCTGTGCAGTTCCTCTGAAAAAAGCAGGGACTCCTTCAACTCCTGCACTTACAACTCCAAGTACCCATTCAACATCTGTAGCTTCAGCTATGTATACTGATTCCATTCCCGTAAATACTACTTTGGGTACAGGGGCTGATGACGGTGGGTTGAGTGCCAGTAAGATTAAGAGGAGGACGTGCTATGAGTGTGGTGAGAAGGGCCATCTTTCTTCGGCTTGTTCAAAGTCTGCAACTACAATATTAAGTTCCCATTCAATACCACAAGCTACAACTACAAGTACCGATCCGACACCAGTTGCTACAGAATCAGGTAAAGGAGCTGATAATGGTGGGTTGAGTGCCACCAGTGGTAAGATTAAGAGGAGGACGTGCTATGAGTGTGGTGAGAAGGGTCATCTTTCTTCAGCTTGTCCAAAGTCTGCAACTACAGCTTTTAATACCCATTCAACACAAGTAGCTAAAACCACAAGTACCGATCCGACACCAGTTGCTACAGCTACAGGAGCTGATAATGGTGGGTTGAGTGACATCAGTGGTAAGATTAAGAGGAGGACGTGCTATGAGTGTGGTGAAAAGGGTCATCTTTCTTCAGCTTGTCCAAAGGCTGGTACTACACCTTCAAGTACCCATTCACTTCCAGTAGCTACAGTTACAAGTACCAGTCCAATACCAGTCGTTACAACTACAAGCACCGCTTGGATACCAGTTGCTACAACAGGAAGCACCGATTTGCCACCAGATGATTCAACTACAGGCACCGGAGCTGATACTAGTGGGTTGAGTGCGAGCACTGGTAAGATTAAGAGGAGGACGTGCTATGAATGCGGTGAGAAGGGACATATTTCTTCAACTTGTCCAAAGAAGCAAACCAATGCAAGTTAAGCATGTCACCTGCAGGCAGTATCCTAAGTTTTTCCTATTAATTACGTTTAGGATAAACATACATAGTACTCTTTTCGAGTAGGTTGTTGAAAAGCCAAAAGTTGTTAGTGAGTCcaattttgggaaattttgttTTCTCCATGTAGCTTAGTTTGAGGCAAAGATATGTAAAACTGAGATATTTCTTTCTTATTGACAAGGCAGATTATGTTACTTGCTTGACCTCTCCATGTCAAAGCACATGGTGATTCTTGTTAAAACTAAATGTAAGACGAGGTGACAAGGGGTTTGTAGTTCAAACGGTTAAGTGATAATGAGTATATTGATTCATGCATTCGAGGTCTTGTGTTTGAATCCTGAAGTCTTGAAAACTAAACACTAGGCAATACTCGACATCGCGTCCACTCCAAACCTAACCTAACTTGTCTGAAATACGACATCCGATCCAGTCCTATCCACCAAACGTGTCTTTTACTTTAGTGCAATGCTAGCTCCATCTTATGTTCGAAAGTAATTTAAATGAGGTGGAGAAAGCGTCGGGTTTGGTTCAAAAGTATCACTCCAAGCGGGGGACAAACGAAAAAAGAACAACGTGCGAGTTGGGTATGTTCCATTTACTTTGGCAAGTACGATTTATAACTGGCTACCACTATTTCAATTTCTAGTCACTATTATTTATGCcccttaatttttctttgttatgtttgattcaaatgataaaaatcatttgtctggaagaaaataaaaggtatgCGTACACCAATTCCCTAAGTGAATCTCAATTGGTAGTGTGTAAAGTAGAAGATTTCTATTGATAGCGAAATAAATAATAGAGAGACCTTTTGAACTTAAATAGGAGTTTTGATTCAGTTTTAATGAGGCATGTGCACTACGTGTTATTGAAGATAATAAGAGTGACCAAAAGTAACGGTGAAAATGGGTCACGTGCAGTGCACATGTTATTTTTGGAGAGAAGTTTGAAAATGATTAGTGTTAGGTTGACACATTcgaatattaaaaaatctacCAGCGCCTCTCTTAagtaacaaattaaaaatttatttgaagTGAGAAGCCGTCTACAATGCGCATACTTTTCTTCTCGAACAAACTCGacattgtaaattaatttttaacaaCGTGTTGTATATTTCCTATTTCTTGTTTTAAAAGTAATTAACTTTTAgcaagaaattaaacaaaacaaaacatgatgAGTTGCCAACTGCTCATTCAACAACGCAAGTCTCATTACGGCCAGACGTTTTGATAGCACCTCACGTTTTTCATGACGATTGTTTCCTTTACATGTCTCGTTTGAATCATCTTTGTCACAACTTGGAATTTTTGTATATGATCAaaatttattacataaaatGAAGGATATAATTTGGTTAATTacgcaaaaaaaatattatgtgaagtatgtatttataggggtttgagtgtttttattgacaaataaatcattcaaataTAGCATAAACTTTGTTATTGTGTACATCGTAAATGAGAAGGTGTTTAGCTCGAATAATAGTAAGAACTTATTGTGGGTTGGCTTTACGAGCATTTTTACTCTTATATTAAGAGGTCTCGTGTTCGGATCTCTCTCATGCATATGAGGTCTTGAACACGGTCAGACACTTTTCTCTAATTATTATTCACTCATACATTTGAGATCTTatattcaaaatatttaaaatgagaCTGGGCTTGGAACTGGATATTGCAGGAtgcaatttttttcttccacTATTTTAAAAGCTAGTAACTAAAATACAGTAAATCTAATTTGGTTGAATGGATATAATAAAATCAGTACGAgtatatttattaatatatgtacaattgttttatttatgatataaaatatgtaaattctCAATTCGTAGGGTGGTAAAATAGAAGATTGTATGTAGAAAGAAACCTCTTGGCAGGGGATTTTGCTTCAGTGATTAAGAGTATGCGCATCACGCTTTATTGAGATATTAAAATCAGCTCATTCTCTTAAAAAGAAGTCACGTGCATTGCACATGTAATTTTTTGTACAAACCTAATGTCAGGATATATGTTTTGAAGACTGAAAAATCGAGGTAGGGTTTCTTCTAAAATTTTCTTTAAGGtaataaattgaaatttgtgtttgaaatttcttttaaaaaaactaataactAAGATTTTCCATACACCAAAATTTATCATAATTGCAAAAATTTaacctctttttcttcttctttatgctATTTTGTTGGTGAAAGAAACAGCTTGGCAAAGAATTTTGCTGCTCAGTTGGTTAAGAACataatcaaattaaattttcCTTCTTCTAATATCTCttgtataaataaaaaaagaaagaaggaaaccgCTTGAACTTCtacaaaattttgatttgtttcaAATGAGGCATGCGCACTGCATGTTACTAAGACATTAAAAGAAATAGAATTCACGTCCATTGCACCTAAAACTTTTTGAACGGACCTAGCGTCAGATGTCATGTTTTGAAGACGGAAAAACCGAGGCAAACTCCCactcaaatttttctttaaggtaacaaattgaaattcatctttgtagtttttcttttgaaaatctAATAATTAAGATTTTGCATACCCAAAATTATCATAATTATATTGCAAAACCTTCTTTTAAcctctttaatttttcttcttcttcttcttcttcttattttgtTGGTGAAAGGGGTTGTCGCTTAGCTGCTTAAGATCATCATTCTACACCTGAGGTCTGAAGTTTGATTCTCCCTCATCCAATATCGTTTGGAtaactaaaagaaaagaaattgtaTGAACCGTTACATgaattttgattcattttaagTGAGGCATGCACACTGTGTTATTGAGACATTAAAATTAGTCGATTCCCTTGAAAAGAAGTCACGTGCACTGCGCATGTAACTTTTTTGAACGAACCTAGAGTCAAGTGACACGTTACGTTGATGGAAAAAGCAAGGCGGGAGTCTATCTTAGATTTTTGTTGAAGGTAACAAATTGAAAATCGTCATTATAATTTCcttttgaaaatataattattaaatattttccatacaccaaaattttcataattgcAAAAGCTTCTTTTCAaccatgttttttttcttcttattttgttgGTGAAAGGGAAAAAGATATAATACCTGGACACACACACAGCGAAAAAAAGAGGCAGTCGGAAGTGTCTCATCTCATGTCCAGAAACGTAAATATATATTCATTGTCTTTGCTGCGTTGTCTGCTCGCAACCAACCCGCGTCACTTGCAATCTCCAACCTTCTCCTTCACGTATTTTTCTTCAACTTATATATGTTCTCACTGCATGCTTTGAAATCcaacaaatttaaataaataaataaaaattaacaccATTAATACGGCAAATATCACATGTATTTATACACAAAGCTACAAACTTTCATCCCTTTAAGCCAAACCATCTTCTCCCATACACAAACATCATGTTCTTTCGGTTCATCATCTCTGTTTCTCTCACAGGCTTCAAATTTGAGGTATCTGGCTGATGGGCTTTCTCTGAATTGTGTGGGATTCTTaattctttgattttcttggcTGACAAACACTTTGGAGTTTGTTGGTGttgcttttgagtttttgaaATGGGACCCATCAGAGGGtccaggaagaagaagaaggttgaCCAGAATGTGGTAGCTGCTTCAGAATTGCAGCCCCTGGAATGTTGGTGGGACGGCTTCTCTCAGAGAATTACTGGTACAAATATTCCTCTGCTGCTGCTTCTGTGTTTTCGCATATCTTTTTACTTTGGTTGTTTTGTTGGTTAATTTGTTTTAATGGGTTGtctttaaatatattcatttgtaAATAGTTTGGATATATTTGATTTGTTGTTTATGAGAGCATTTCTTatgatttatttgtattttgatGCAATATTAGGAATTGGGTTCAATGCAGTTTTCAGAAATTGGACATGTGTGTTGTGACTAGTGATTCATATCTGCAAGTTGATTTCTGGCGGTATATCTTACAATCTTACAGTTCTTAGCTTCTGTTGATTCGTGTTATCGAGCTTTTATTTCGTGTACTCGTTGATGTTTCTCAGAGCATAGCATTCCTAGTTTGATGATTACTGAGGACATTGTTTTAGGTTTTATGCATTATTCCTTCCATTAAATTTACGATGCCAATTAATAACTTCGTCAACGATTTCCTTATTTGTAATTCTCGTTGATGGATAAGTTATTGGTCATTTGTTGATTTCTTATTTTAATGTTTCTCTTAGACAATCCTGTTAGTGTTAATGACTGCAGTTTGTTCTAAGTATGTGTTGACTGTTTAAAACAGGCTGCATCTAGTTCTCAGTTACTAGAATGTGGTATTGTATTATGAatgttcttcatttttttgtgCATTAAACTCAGTTCCTCATTGTGAGCATACCTGATCTTCAGATTAGATTCAGAATAGCCTGCTTGTGTCTCGACCGCTCCTTACTTAGTTACCTAACATATAGTTAATATTTATCGGGGTCTCTTGGTGTTAGATATTCCAGCGTCGTGTTACTGCCTAAGAACAATACTCGAATATGTTTGGATGCGGGGATCACTATGATTGGTAAAGTATCTGGACTGATTTCTTGATCCTAAATCTTATTGGAACTTTTGTGGTTAACAATAATAATTCTCTTCAGAGtacattttttccttttggactggcCTAAACCAGTACtgcaaaaaattgaaacaaagtGAGTGGACTGATCCGAAAAACACTTGTAGGCGTAATGGCAGAGTAAACGACAGCAGACGAAGAACAATCAGGCACCTAGTGTTTTGCTTTGGTTGTGTAGTGGCCTCAGATGACATGATTAGCTTCAAAAATTTCATAGCTTAGTTGAAGAGTGTCTTTTCTGATGATATGCTGATACAAATTGGGCTCCTTAGACCATACACTGAGGTTAATCTATTAGTTTCAAGTTCTGTCAACTCGTAGTAGcttttgattgttttgatttctttgttAAAAAACTATACAAACCGATGTCCTTAAAAGTGCAGACATCTATGTGCTTTCCTCATGAAATCAAAAATGCAGACTTCTTAATGAAGTCTTTCCAATTTCATACGAGATAGCTTTCGTGATGAGCATATATTTCTTCTATTCTGCTATGTCAACCATTTAGGGGGATCAGTTGTGGGAAGCACTAAGGTACCTTGCTCTGTTCAGGTGGAAGAGATTAAGTACATAGCCACACAACTAATGCTTGTTTGTTCACCATAAGATGAGCAACAGTCGTCCAAAATGCTAGTGTCTGTATGCTTATTTGGATAGAGTAGGTAGCCTAAAcattaaaaatgaaagaaaaatagcTTTGAGAAGAACATGTTATAGGAGTTAAAGGCCATTCCATTAGGCGATTATCACTAAATAAGTTCGGGATCAAgtaagaatttaaaaataaaaaaaataaaaaaaataaaaaagtaagtCATCTGACTTTGTTTTTTGGTGTCCGTTGAGTGTCTAGGCTACAAGTGTGcacatttttatcatttattcatGATTTTTGAGTCTGCAGTCTTTCTTGTTAAGAAACATAGGTCCACCTACTCGTTGTGCA contains the following coding sequences:
- the LOC137735060 gene encoding phragmoplastin interacting protein 1-like; amino-acid sequence: MVLSNRKLKQKLREKLAQSLVESVAKPKTDPTNDGSENPDPKSTPRSLKVLLDSATQKPRLSKREKRRKILSLRGPEVVSVNGSGGNLGGNKGEEGKRDVGSEGMGVEKKKEEEKKRKRKRDDEEEKDGDLSAEQNGVVKKESKKPKKKSKTKKKKRKTGAKTEEEKKGGEVGNGEQVVQETDINIDRQASGDVPTKVYVGGIPYYSTEDDIRSYFESCGTITEVDCLRFPDSGKFRGIAIISFKTEAAAKRALALDGAEMGGLFLKIQPYKATRPNKPNKVSDFAPQIVEGYNRIYVGNLSWDITEDDLRKLFSDCKISSIHFGMDKETGEFRGYAHVNFSDSLSVTMALKLDQKVVCGRPVKISCAVPLKKAGTPSTPALTTPSTHSTSVASAMYTDSIPVNTTLGTGADDGGLSASKIKRRTCYECGEKGHLSSACSKSATTILSSHSIPQATTTSTDPTPVATESGKGADNGGLSATSGKIKRRTCYECGEKGHLSSACPKSATTAFNTHSTQVAKTTSTDPTPVATATGADNGGLSDISGKIKRRTCYECGEKGHLSSACPKAGTTPSSTHSLPVATVTSTSPIPVVTTTSTAWIPVATTGSTDLPPDDSTTGTGADTSGLSASTGKIKRRTCYECGEKGHISSTCPKKQTNAS